Proteins encoded within one genomic window of Candidatus Limnocylindrales bacterium:
- a CDS encoding M15 family metallopeptidase, producing MRSRLAALLAAAVAAASSCTLQHGQPGSEEAPRTAALADTRSLGEPGISPLLDTGRTITDEAIRYPSSPLPQVVAQTIVLEPGQSTGWHRHGVPTFGHILSGTLEVEYATTGRRVLKAGDSLMESMNVAHNAVNLGPEPVRILVVFMGAQGKPAVVKTDPPAMPAGLGGSRTSELVELASVDPDLHFDIRYATANNFTGKPVYAVARAMMQKPAAEALRRADRRAHDAGYGLLVLDAYRPWSVTRMFWDRYPMHRAYLADPLAGSRHNRGCAVDLTLFDLASGREVPMPSAYDDFSERAHPAYAGGTAAERKARDLLRTLMEAEGFTVYENEWWHFDYAGWKDWPVLDVPLDSKDLRER from the coding sequence ATGCGCTCGCGGCTCGCCGCGCTGCTGGCCGCTGCGGTCGCGGCCGCATCGTCGTGCACGCTGCAGCACGGACAACCTGGTTCGGAGGAAGCGCCCCGAACCGCTGCGCTCGCCGATACGCGCTCGCTCGGCGAGCCCGGTATCTCGCCCCTTCTCGACACCGGCCGCACCATCACCGACGAAGCGATCCGGTATCCGTCGAGCCCGCTGCCGCAGGTGGTCGCCCAGACGATCGTGCTCGAGCCGGGACAGTCGACCGGCTGGCATCGTCACGGCGTGCCGACGTTCGGCCACATCCTTTCGGGAACGCTCGAGGTCGAATATGCGACCACCGGCCGGCGCGTGCTCAAGGCAGGCGACAGCCTGATGGAATCGATGAACGTCGCACACAACGCGGTCAATCTCGGCCCCGAGCCGGTTCGCATCCTCGTCGTATTCATGGGCGCTCAAGGAAAACCTGCCGTCGTGAAAACCGATCCTCCTGCCATGCCCGCCGGTCTCGGCGGAAGCCGTACGTCCGAGCTCGTCGAGCTCGCGTCGGTCGATCCCGATCTTCATTTCGACATCCGCTACGCGACGGCGAACAACTTCACCGGAAAGCCCGTTTACGCCGTCGCCCGTGCGATGATGCAGAAGCCGGCAGCCGAAGCGCTGCGCCGCGCCGACCGGCGCGCGCATGACGCCGGGTACGGACTGCTCGTCCTCGATGCGTATCGTCCGTGGTCGGTTACGCGGATGTTCTGGGACCGCTATCCGATGCACCGCGCGTATCTTGCCGATCCGCTCGCGGGTTCGCGGCACAATCGCGGCTGCGCCGTCGACCTTACGCTGTTCGACCTCGCGAGTGGCCGTGAAGTGCCCATGCCGAGCGCTTACGACGACTTCAGCGAGCGCGCACATCCCGCATACGCAGGCGGCACTGCTGCCGAGAGAAAGGCCCGTGACCTTCTTCGCACACTGATGGAGGCCGAAGGTTTTACAGTCTACGAAAACGAGTGGTGGCACTTCGACTATGCGGGCTGGAAGGATTGGCCGGTTCTCGACGTGCCGCTCGATTCGAAGGACTTGCGGGAGCGCTGA